Genomic DNA from candidate division KSB1 bacterium:
GTTCATAAATACCGTTGTTCAAGGCATGGTAATTTAAATATTCCAGCGGGGTCATGTTTTCATAAAGTCCGAAGTCTTGCGGCAGGTAACCGATGGCGCCGTGAAAGGTTTCCCTGTGCTCAGACAAATTGAGATCATTAATTTTAATACTGCCTCTGTTCTCCTCCAAAACGCCGACTATGATCCGCATCAAGGTGGTTTTGCCGGCGCCGTTCGGGCCGAGAAGTCCGAACATGCCTTTGCCGATTTCCAAATCGACGCTGTGTAAAGCCACCACTTGATTTTTCGGCGGCCGAATCACTGGAATATTCCGGGCTATCGTGTAGAAGCCTCGTTTAATTTTCCTGAATTTGCCTTTCGGCTGCTCGGGGTCGATTTCACCTTTTTCGATTTTACGGGCAAGCCGATTAAACCAGGCCAGAACGACTGTAATGATAAATATGGTGATGAGCAGACCGGTCGAGCCAACTCGAAAAAACAGATAAGCCAGGAACATCAGGACAAAAAGAACCGTGCCCTTGCGCGGAAAATTCAGCGGCGTGACTTGTTCACTCGAAGTTGACTTTTGCGGCTTCGGTTCAGGTTTCCTTCTAAATACTTTTTTGAATAAAAAGACCAGCCAACCGATAGTTACTAAATAAAGTAATCTACCAATTTTCGAAAGCCATTTAGGAACTTTCACTTCAAAATTTGGAGCTTTACCGCCGACAATTCGCCAGCGGTACCAGAGTTCCCGAACGCCAAAAATCCATGTTAAAGTAAGTAAGCTGATTACAGTCAGCCAAAAGCCGCTATTAAAAAAGGTGTGCAAGTAGACCAGCAGAGCGCCCAGGGCCGCCAGCCAAATTGCGGATTCTTGCAAGCTTTGTTTCTCCCAGGGGAGGCGGCCTTCAACAACAATTCTATCCCAGCGGCGCGCTTGCTTCCGCCACTCTCGTTTAAAGCGGCCGGGAGCGCCGTAAATTTTAGTGAGATTTTTAATGCGAATGGTCAGAGTCTTTTCGGCTAAACGCTGCTTCTCCAGTCTGATGATAAAAAACTGCTTAATGCCATAAATGAGCCCGAGAATTCCGAACCATACTGGTAAGACGATGATGGACGTATAAAGAACGCTTCGATAATTATTCTGAAACCAGAAGACCCCCACCGCTGCAACGATTGTCCCGCCGACGACATTGACCCCACCGATCTTTTTCAACCAGGCATTAATCTGCTCAAGCGCGACATAGAGCACCGGAATAAAAATCAGAGTTGCGACTGAAGAGACCAGCAAGCCGCCAAGCACTGTTATTGCGAACGGCGGCCAGAGTTCAAACTCCGTGCCTTGTTTCAGTGCAAGAGGAAAAAGGCCAAGCATGGTGGTTGCAGAGGTCATGATAATCGGCCGCACCCGGCTTTGGCCTGCGGTAATCACCGCCCGCTGCCAGCGGTAGCCATAGCGATTTCTTAGAATAGCTATTCTGTCTAACAAAATGATGCCATTATTAACCACAATTCCAAGAAGCACGATCAAACCAAGCAAAGCCATAGGCGCCCCCTGACCCAGCGACAACGGTGTCCCGCTCAAAGCCAATGCAAACAAAGCCCCGACGATGGCAGTCGGCACGGTTCCAAGAATAACCATCGGCGAAGTAAACGATTCAAACTGTGCCGCCAAAAACATGAAAATCAAAAGCGCGCCGATGCCCATCATCCAATAATAGACCGTTCGTTCGCTTTCGTCTTCGAGTTTCTCTAAAGTAAACCCTTTTGGCAGTCGCATTGTTTTCGCGAACTGCGCGATTTGAGATTTTGCCAATTCCATCCGCGACTTGGATTGCTGTGCTTCCTTGGTAAATGCGTAGGTGATTTTCACCTGTCGTTCCTGATTATGCCGGACGATATTTCCCGGCCCATCGTCGACCCGCACATCGGCAACCATACCGAGCGGTATCAACTGCCCGGCCTGATTGCGGATTTTCATTTTCGCGACGTCTTCAAGTTGGCGTTCTGCAGCATTTTTGATTTGCAGGCTGATATCCACATCGCCGCCTGTTTCGGAAAACGGAGTTGAGGTTTTTGAGCCCTCGGCGCGGGTAGACCAGATTGCCGCCATAATCTGCTGCATGTCCAATCCGGAGAGCGCCAGGTTGAGCCGGTCGCCTCGGATCTGCAGCTCCGGCGCTCCGCCTTGCAAATCCGAGTTGATTGACTCTCGATCTAATTGCTGAATAGTGCCCAAAGTTTGCTTAATTTGCTCGCTCAACAACCGCAATGAATTTAAATCGTGGCCTTTTAGTTTCAGGCCTTCTTCCCCGGCTAAAAATCCAGAGATACCGTCATTGCGCTGCACCGAACCACCGGTTCGTGGCCTGTCAAATGCGAGGTCAACTTGATCCAGCCTCTCATTTTGTTTTTTAATTTTTTCTTTAATCTTAGCTATTTTTAATTCTTCCGTGCGATCTGCGAGCGGCAAGAAATTCACTGAAATATTCGCTTCCTCTGCGCGGACACTCGCCCGGACTTCTTTGAGGTCCGGCAACTCCAGAACCTGGTTCTCTATTCGCCGGACGATGTTGTCCGACCAGTCCAAGGTCGAGCCTCGGGGCATGGTGAGATAAATATCTAAGCGTGACGGGGGCGGCGGCGCTGCTTGCTGAATAATAAACACAACCGCGACAAACAAACTGATCAATAAAAACACTGCCACAAGACTGATGGTCCGAATGCGATGACGAATTGCCGATTTGAGGAACAGGCGATAGATTTCTAAAATTCGACCACTTTTGAAAGCCTTTACTGATTTCCCTTTAAAAGCTCGGCTGGCAAGCAAAGGAATTAAGGTCAGGGCGACAATTAGTGAAACGGTTATCGGGAAAATAACCGAAAGAGCAAGCTCCTTCACAAATAATTGGGCCTTGCTCTCTACAAAAAGAACGGGCAAGAAAACCAGCACGGTAGTTCCAGTGGCAGCAAAAATAGAACGGCCAACCTCTTTGGTGCCGACTAAAGCCGCCTCTTTGGGATCCTTGCCGCGTTGACGATGCAAAAAAACATTTTCCATCACCACGATGCCGTTGTCTACCAGCATACCGATGGCCAGCGCCAACCCGACCAGCGACAGAATATTGATGGAAAGATCAAAGGTAAACATCAGATTAAATGTGACCAGAAGCGAAACCGGAATCGCGATAATCAGGATGGTTACAAAACGCAGGTTGCGTAAAAACAAGAAAAGCAGTGCCATCGCTAAAAAAGCTCCGGTTACTGCCAATTTCTCAACACGGTCAATCGCATTTTGAATCAACTCTGCTTGATTAAAATTGATAACCAGTTCGTAGCCCGTTTCCGAAAGGTCGGAGTTAATGCTTTCTATCTCTTCGAGGACCGCGTTCGAGACTTTCAGCATGTTACTGATATTATCTTTTTGAACGAAAATGCCAACACCTGCCTTGCCATCCACCC
This window encodes:
- a CDS encoding efflux RND transporter permease subunit, which encodes MTSFALKRPITIFMITAGLCLLGAISWQRLSVQLLPQFIFPEIFINTGMAGASPEKLERDLVIPIEGELATLDDIHDIESRVFSDFANITVSFNQGTNMKFAVLKLQQKMSALENRLPAGTRISVNKFDTADLATFLMQLSIRGDASLETLREVAERRVRRKLEQIDGVVNIHIGGGDQRTVGVQIDTDRCEAMNIPVASVQQKINAFHRNREHLGRVISSGNLLDVILLGKVEDLKELSDLIIDPRSGARLKDVATIGYSHEERTQLFRVDGKAGVGIFVQKDNISNMLKVSNAVLEEIESINSDLSETGYELVINFNQAELIQNAIDRVEKLAVTGAFLAMALLFLFLRNLRFVTILIIAIPVSLLVTFNLMFTFDLSINILSLVGLALAIGMLVDNGIVVMENVFLHRQRGKDPKEAALVGTKEVGRSIFAATGTTVLVFLPVLFVESKAQLFVKELALSVIFPITVSLIVALTLIPLLASRAFKGKSVKAFKSGRILEIYRLFLKSAIRHRIRTISLVAVFLLISLFVAVVFIIQQAAPPPPSRLDIYLTMPRGSTLDWSDNIVRRIENQVLELPDLKEVRASVRAEEANISVNFLPLADRTEELKIAKIKEKIKKQNERLDQVDLAFDRPRTGGSVQRNDGISGFLAGEEGLKLKGHDLNSLRLLSEQIKQTLGTIQQLDRESINSDLQGGAPELQIRGDRLNLALSGLDMQQIMAAIWSTRAEGSKTSTPFSETGGDVDISLQIKNAAERQLEDVAKMKIRNQAGQLIPLGMVADVRVDDGPGNIVRHNQERQVKITYAFTKEAQQSKSRMELAKSQIAQFAKTMRLPKGFTLEKLEDESERTVYYWMMGIGALLIFMFLAAQFESFTSPMVILGTVPTAIVGALFALALSGTPLSLGQGAPMALLGLIVLLGIVVNNGIILLDRIAILRNRYGYRWQRAVITAGQSRVRPIIMTSATTMLGLFPLALKQGTEFELWPPFAITVLGGLLVSSVATLIFIPVLYVALEQINAWLKKIGGVNVVGGTIVAAVGVFWFQNNYRSVLYTSIIVLPVWFGILGLIYGIKQFFIIRLEKQRLAEKTLTIRIKNLTKIYGAPGRFKREWRKQARRWDRIVVEGRLPWEKQSLQESAIWLAALGALLVYLHTFFNSGFWLTVISLLTLTWIFGVRELWYRWRIVGGKAPNFEVKVPKWLSKIGRLLYLVTIGWLVFLFKKVFRRKPEPKPQKSTSSEQVTPLNFPRKGTVLFVLMFLAYLFFRVGSTGLLITIFIITVVLAWFNRLARKIEKGEIDPEQPKGKFRKIKRGFYTIARNIPVIRPPKNQVVALHSVDLEIGKGMFGLLGPNGAGKTTLMRIIVGVLEENRGSIKINDLNLSEHRETFHGAIGYLPQDFGLYENMTPLEYLNYHALNNGIYEPEGRKELIENIIKSVGLWERRDDKVKTFSGGMKQRVGIAQTLLHLPQIIVVDEPTAGLDPRERIRFRNLLSELAKERIVIFSTHIVEDISSTCHDLAVLDKGRLQYRGSPEEMQERAKGKVFEAMISSDEFNKWRNEVRVVQHSKVNGNIRIRFLSEVAIGGLDAKSVEPSLEDAYVYLLSSQNSGDRRRNPD